Proteins found in one Bacillus marinisedimentorum genomic segment:
- the mutM gene encoding DNA-formamidopyrimidine glycosylase, with the protein MPELPEVETVKETLKELVVGKQIAGCKVAWPKMVKHPDDAELFCLDIKGQTIRDVRRRGKFLKFILDDDVMLSHLRMEGRYGLFRSAEPVAAHTHALFTFTDGTELRYQDVRKFGTLHLFKKGTEEELPPLSGLGPEPLSESFAADDLERQFRKTSRNVKTVLLDQRAVAGLGNIYVDEALFRAGIMPDRPAAGLTKEEVEKLHLSIKNTLSEAVDKGGSTVRSYVNTQGKIGMFQLEHFVYARNGEPCRNCGKEIEKKTVGGRGTHYCPACQE; encoded by the coding sequence ATGCCTGAGCTTCCGGAAGTTGAAACAGTTAAGGAAACATTGAAAGAACTTGTGGTCGGAAAACAGATCGCCGGCTGTAAAGTGGCGTGGCCGAAAATGGTGAAGCACCCGGATGACGCTGAACTCTTTTGCCTGGATATAAAAGGGCAAACCATTCGGGATGTCAGGCGGAGGGGAAAGTTTTTAAAATTCATCCTTGATGATGATGTCATGCTTTCCCACTTACGGATGGAAGGGCGGTATGGCCTGTTCCGTTCCGCTGAACCGGTAGCAGCGCATACACATGCCCTTTTCACATTTACTGACGGCACGGAATTGCGGTATCAGGATGTCAGGAAGTTCGGGACGCTTCATCTTTTTAAAAAAGGCACTGAAGAGGAGCTGCCTCCTCTTTCAGGCCTGGGTCCTGAACCCCTCTCTGAAAGCTTTGCCGCTGATGACCTGGAAAGGCAGTTCCGGAAGACAAGCAGGAATGTCAAAACTGTGCTGCTTGACCAGCGGGCGGTAGCGGGGCTGGGTAATATTTATGTGGACGAGGCATTGTTCCGCGCAGGAATCATGCCGGATCGGCCTGCGGCAGGCTTGACGAAAGAGGAAGTGGAAAAGCTTCATTTAAGTATAAAAAACACTCTCAGTGAGGCAGTCGATAAAGGCGGCAGCACGGTCCGCAGTTATGTCAACACTCAGGGGAAAATCGGAATGTTCCAGCTTGAGCATTTTGTGTATGCCCGAAACGGCGAGCCGTGCCGGAATTGCGGCAAGGAAATCGAGAAGAAGACAGTAGGCGGCCGCGGCACTCATTACTGCCCGGCCTGTCAGGAGTAA
- the ytaF gene encoding sporulation membrane protein YtaF — protein MMQIIPLIMLAFAVSLDSFNVGFTYGMRGMKIPHRSIAIIAVCSAASMLLAMTAGKAVSTILSPETASHAGGLVLILIGIWVIYQFFKQEHSDRENNGPLEFKFEVKSLGLVISILRKPMSADMDRSGEIRGIEAVLLGTALALDAFGAGLGAAMLDFSPLITAFLTAAMSSLLVLGGMKTGMRLANTGLLKKVSLLPGFILIMLGVWRM, from the coding sequence ATGATGCAAATCATCCCACTGATAATGCTCGCGTTCGCTGTCAGCCTTGATAGTTTCAACGTTGGTTTCACCTATGGAATGCGCGGTATGAAAATCCCGCACCGGTCGATTGCCATCATTGCCGTGTGCTCAGCTGCCAGCATGCTGCTTGCTATGACAGCCGGAAAAGCGGTCTCAACCATACTGTCACCAGAAACGGCAAGCCATGCGGGGGGCCTGGTTTTGATCCTCATCGGCATATGGGTCATTTACCAATTTTTCAAGCAGGAGCATTCAGACCGAGAAAACAACGGCCCGCTTGAATTCAAGTTTGAAGTGAAATCACTCGGACTTGTCATTTCAATTTTGCGAAAGCCCATGTCGGCGGATATGGACAGGTCAGGTGAAATCAGAGGAATTGAGGCAGTACTTCTGGGGACCGCTCTTGCTCTTGATGCGTTTGGAGCCGGTCTGGGAGCCGCGATGCTTGATTTTTCGCCGCTAATTACCGCTTTCCTTACTGCAGCGATGAGTTCACTGCTTGTATTGGGAGGCATGAAAACCGGTATGCGCCTGGCGAACACCGGCTTGCTGAAAAAAGTATCGCTCCTGCCCGGTTTCATCCTTATTATGCTGGGTGTATGGAGAATGTAA
- the coaE gene encoding dephospho-CoA kinase (Dephospho-CoA kinase (CoaE) performs the final step in coenzyme A biosynthesis.) translates to MAVVIGLTGGIASGKSTVSQMMRELGLPVIDADIAARTVVEPGHETYKEVVEHFGTGILNEDKTINREALGSIVFHDENERAVLNSIVHPAVRKYMLFEKEAYIQKGHQAVVMDIPLLFESKLEKMVDRIILVYTDDDTQLERLMERNTLSEEEAMARIGSQMPLSQKVPLADAVIDNNGTINETKTQLEHILETWGVI, encoded by the coding sequence ATGGCTGTGGTCATTGGACTCACCGGCGGAATTGCCAGTGGAAAGAGCACGGTTTCGCAAATGATGCGGGAGCTCGGCCTCCCCGTCATTGATGCTGATATTGCGGCACGGACGGTCGTGGAACCGGGGCATGAAACATATAAAGAAGTTGTCGAGCATTTTGGCACTGGCATCTTGAACGAGGACAAAACGATAAATAGGGAAGCCCTTGGAAGCATCGTCTTTCATGATGAAAATGAAAGGGCGGTCCTGAATTCGATTGTGCATCCTGCTGTCCGGAAATATATGCTCTTTGAGAAGGAAGCTTACATACAAAAGGGCCATCAGGCAGTTGTGATGGATATCCCTTTGTTATTTGAAAGCAAACTGGAGAAAATGGTGGATCGGATCATTCTTGTTTATACCGATGATGACACCCAGTTGGAACGCCTGATGGAGCGGAACACCCTGTCAGAAGAAGAGGCAATGGCCCGCATTGGTTCGCAAATGCCCCTCAGCCAAAAGGTGCCGCTTGCTGATGCGGTTATTGATAACAACGGAACCATTAATGAAACAAAAACACAATTAGAGCATATTCTTGAAACCTGGGGCGTGATTTAG